Proteins encoded together in one Williamwhitmania sp. window:
- a CDS encoding tetratricopeptide repeat protein has translation MSISRRIVFLIVLLAMGTLTFAQQTASYSHPDKLFDRAMNLFTKEKYAAAQKQFEQSAKAYSGENTQKLALAEFYKALCSVRLFNDDAEYLITTFINTFPENQRVNQAFFELAKLRYRQERYADAILWFDKVDNNGLSADDRAEFFFKLGYSCFSVGNMDRALQSFFEIKDTDNKFNSPATYYYSHIAYLQHNYATALKGFERLKEDEVFAPLVPYYIVEIYFLQKDYQKVIEYGPKILDNASEKRAPTIARFIGESYYRTKQYSEALPYLEKFLNGTKNPSRDDSYLVGIVYYKAGDYAKAAPLLEKATAGEDTLSQNAYYNLADCYLKLDDKSKARNAFSMAAKYDFDPVIKEDALFNFAKITYGMFYSPFNEAIDALNQYIKEYPNTDRTDEAYHYLTIAYTNTKNYKGALAAVLQIKHRDPTINAALQKVAYYRGLELFQNLNFKEAVEKFTLSLDNQSYDKAISAEALYWRGEAYYRLGEYTKAQADYSQFVLSPGAFTSPEFNMAHYDLGYTCFKLNDFENAIVWFRKYLSFASNAKDRFLGDAYNRTGDSYFMLRRFWLAIDYYDKSVQTRLYDPDYAQFQRGFSLGLLDRPEKKRESLVMLLDSFPTSPYIDDALYELGRTSQLLQDTASAKKYFDRLIAEYPGSSYYVKTLVEMGLLSYNAGDNDKALEYYQRVIEDFPNTSEAKNALLGIKNIYVDRNDVEAYFEYTKKLGSFASVSEAERDSLTYLSAEKLYMAGDCDKSSASFKKYLEEFSNGGFVLNATYYLGDCAMRSQNYTDALNYFTVVASKPRSPFTEQALLGAGAASFSLEKYDEAYKFYQQLENQAELKQNLLEARAGMLRSAVKEQKFEDVVAAADKLIATEKVSDEMVREAHFDKAKALLALGKLDLAFDQFAIVAQSVKNVEGAESKFHMADILFQQGKFDQAEQEVFSFAEKNTPHQYWMAKSFILLAQVYVKKNDIFQAKATLQSVIDGYTNSSDGIIDTASAMLVELVKKEKETLKPSTADTELIKMP, from the coding sequence ATGTCTATATCGAGACGAATTGTTTTCCTGATTGTGCTTTTGGCTATGGGAACTCTGACCTTTGCTCAGCAAACCGCCAGCTATTCCCACCCCGATAAGCTCTTTGATAGAGCAATGAATTTGTTTACGAAGGAGAAGTATGCTGCTGCTCAAAAGCAGTTTGAGCAATCGGCGAAGGCCTACAGCGGGGAGAATACGCAGAAACTCGCCTTGGCTGAGTTCTATAAAGCTCTTTGCTCGGTGCGGCTTTTTAATGATGATGCAGAGTATTTGATTACTACCTTCATAAACACCTTCCCTGAGAATCAGCGTGTAAACCAAGCCTTCTTTGAGTTGGCTAAGCTGCGCTATCGGCAGGAGCGCTATGCCGATGCAATCCTTTGGTTCGATAAGGTTGATAATAATGGACTGTCAGCAGACGATAGGGCGGAATTCTTTTTCAAATTGGGCTACTCCTGCTTCTCTGTGGGCAACATGGATAGAGCGCTGCAATCATTCTTCGAAATTAAGGATACCGACAATAAGTTTAACTCTCCTGCCACCTATTACTATTCGCATATTGCCTATCTCCAGCATAACTATGCTACAGCCTTGAAGGGGTTTGAACGGCTGAAGGAGGATGAGGTTTTTGCTCCGCTGGTACCCTACTATATTGTTGAGATTTATTTTCTTCAGAAGGATTATCAAAAGGTTATTGAATATGGTCCAAAAATTTTGGATAATGCCTCCGAAAAGAGAGCTCCAACTATTGCTCGATTTATTGGCGAGTCATATTATAGAACAAAGCAGTATTCTGAAGCTTTACCCTACCTTGAGAAATTTTTAAATGGGACAAAAAACCCTAGCCGTGACGACAGCTACCTGGTTGGAATTGTTTACTACAAGGCTGGTGACTATGCCAAGGCCGCACCCCTTCTCGAGAAGGCAACGGCAGGCGAGGATACATTAAGCCAGAATGCATACTATAACTTGGCCGATTGCTATCTTAAGCTGGATGATAAGAGCAAGGCACGGAACGCATTTTCCATGGCTGCCAAGTACGATTTTGATCCGGTGATTAAGGAGGATGCACTTTTTAACTTTGCCAAGATTACCTACGGCATGTTTTATTCCCCTTTCAACGAGGCAATTGATGCATTAAACCAATATATTAAGGAGTATCCCAATACTGACCGCACCGACGAAGCTTATCATTATCTTACAATTGCCTATACCAATACCAAAAACTATAAAGGTGCATTGGCGGCTGTGCTACAAATTAAACATCGCGACCCAACTATTAATGCAGCATTGCAAAAGGTTGCCTACTATAGAGGGCTTGAACTATTCCAAAACCTAAACTTTAAAGAAGCTGTCGAAAAGTTTACATTGTCGCTAGACAACCAATCATACGACAAAGCCATTTCTGCCGAAGCCCTTTACTGGAGAGGGGAGGCCTACTACCGGTTGGGAGAGTATACTAAAGCTCAGGCGGACTATAGCCAGTTTGTACTTAGCCCGGGTGCGTTTACCTCACCTGAGTTTAACATGGCTCACTACGACCTTGGCTACACCTGCTTTAAGCTTAATGATTTTGAAAACGCCATTGTTTGGTTCCGAAAATATCTTTCGTTTGCCTCCAATGCTAAGGACCGGTTCCTCGGTGATGCCTACAACCGCACAGGCGATTCCTACTTTATGCTTCGCCGGTTTTGGCTAGCTATAGACTACTATGATAAATCGGTGCAAACGAGACTTTACGATCCTGATTATGCACAATTTCAACGTGGTTTTTCGTTGGGCCTTCTCGATCGTCCTGAGAAGAAACGTGAATCGCTCGTTATGTTGCTCGATAGCTTTCCCACATCACCTTACATAGACGATGCTCTTTACGAACTTGGACGCACAAGTCAACTTTTACAAGATACTGCAAGTGCCAAGAAGTATTTTGACAGGTTGATTGCTGAGTACCCTGGCAGTAGTTACTACGTAAAGACATTAGTAGAAATGGGACTCTTGAGCTATAATGCAGGAGATAACGATAAAGCGCTTGAATACTATCAGCGAGTTATTGAAGATTTTCCAAATACTTCGGAGGCCAAGAATGCCCTTCTGGGAATAAAGAACATTTACGTTGATAGAAATGATGTGGAGGCATACTTTGAGTATACCAAAAAGTTAGGTTCGTTTGCCTCTGTGAGTGAAGCAGAGCGAGATTCGCTGACATACCTTAGTGCAGAAAAATTATACATGGCTGGCGATTGCGATAAATCCTCTGCTAGTTTCAAGAAATACCTTGAGGAGTTTTCGAATGGAGGCTTTGTGCTCAATGCCACCTATTACCTCGGTGATTGCGCCATGAGAAGCCAAAACTACACAGATGCCTTGAACTACTTTACTGTAGTTGCGAGCAAGCCAAGAAGTCCATTTACAGAACAGGCGCTTTTGGGTGCTGGTGCTGCCTCGTTTTCCTTAGAAAAATATGACGAGGCATATAAGTTCTACCAGCAGTTGGAAAATCAAGCAGAGCTAAAGCAAAATTTATTGGAGGCGAGGGCAGGAATGCTTCGAAGCGCAGTAAAAGAACAAAAGTTTGAGGATGTAGTTGCTGCTGCTGATAAGTTGATTGCCACAGAGAAAGTTTCGGATGAGATGGTCAGAGAGGCACATTTCGACAAGGCAAAGGCATTGCTTGCTCTTGGGAAACTTGATCTAGCATTCGACCAGTTTGCCATTGTTGCCCAAAGCGTAAAAAATGTCGAGGGTGCTGAGTCCAAGTTTCATATGGCTGATATTTTATTCCAACAGGGTAAATTTGATCAGGCAGAGCAGGAAGTTTTCTCATTTGCCGAAAAGAATACCCCTCACCAATATTGGATGGCAAAAAGTTTTATTCTGCTTGCCCAAGTTTATGTAAAGAAGAATGACATTTTCCAAGCTAAGGCTACTCTGCAAAGCGTGATAGATGGGTACACCAATAGTTCGGATGGAATTATTGATACGGCATCGGCCATGCTTGTTGAACTGGTGAAGAAGGAAAAGGAGACACTAAAACCCTCTACCGCTGATACCGAACTAATTAAAATGCCTTAG
- a CDS encoding ATP-binding cassette domain-containing protein: MSLDTIIEIKNASIFQNDSLVLSNVNLHVEKGEFIYLIGKVGSGKSSLVKTLNAELPLKIGTILVAGIDLAKVKRKQIPYLRRKLGIVFQDFQLLSDRSVYDNLQFTLRATGWKNKTEIKQRIAEVLEKVGLKYKDYKLPHQLSGGEQQRVVIARALLNNPEIILADEPTGNLDPETSEDIMKLLFEISKTGRAIIMATHNYGILKKFPARTIKCEKGQLIESQIATEIDFDSLME, encoded by the coding sequence ATGTCGCTCGACACCATCATTGAAATCAAGAATGCCTCCATTTTTCAGAACGACAGCCTTGTGCTGTCCAACGTTAACCTCCACGTTGAAAAGGGAGAATTCATTTACCTTATCGGGAAAGTTGGTAGCGGTAAATCGAGCCTTGTTAAAACGCTCAACGCGGAGTTGCCGCTCAAGATTGGGACAATTTTAGTGGCAGGCATCGATCTTGCCAAGGTGAAACGAAAGCAGATACCCTACCTGCGCCGAAAGTTGGGCATTGTATTTCAGGATTTCCAACTTCTGAGCGATCGTTCAGTATATGACAATTTGCAATTTACCCTTCGCGCTACTGGGTGGAAAAACAAGACCGAAATAAAACAGCGAATTGCTGAAGTTCTCGAAAAAGTTGGGCTAAAATACAAGGATTATAAACTTCCTCACCAGCTTTCGGGAGGCGAGCAGCAGCGTGTAGTTATTGCTAGAGCGCTGCTTAATAACCCTGAAATAATTTTGGCCGACGAGCCAACTGGAAATCTTGATCCTGAAACATCCGAGGATATTATGAAGCTCCTCTTCGAGATTAGCAAAACTGGTAGAGCCATTATTATGGCCACACATAACTACGGAATTCTGAAGAAATTTCCAGCCCGTACCATCAAATGCGAAAAAGGTCAGTTGATAGAAAGCCAGATCGCCACAGAAATCGACTTTGACAGCTTAATGGAATAG
- a CDS encoding Smr/MutS family protein, whose protein sequence is MIFPDNFENKLGFDKVRTKVSELCNTEGGREKLEAIRFSHSFEEVEQWLALANEMKTIILMENTFPGTGFTDFAHLIKHIRIEGTFLEAEDLFKLRNALSVVRSLAIFFRREESVKYPKLKELAHPVSVSPTLIERIDYVVTRNGKVKDNASPELQNIRRAISEKQSLVSRRLQSILKTAQADGLVDEDAAISIRDGRAVIPVPAGNKRKLKGLILGESATGKTFFVEPVEVVELNNEIRELEFEERREVVRILSDLADFIRPYIPELLDAADFLSTIDFIRAKALYAIRIEGVMPLLNNTQKVEWINARHPLLEMALRKEKKTIVPLSITLGENGRILIISGPNAGGKSVCLKTVGLLQYMLQCGFLVPMSENSEVGIFKHLLVDIGDEQSLENDLSTYSSHLFAMKAFIRHASKESLVLIDEFGTGTEPSLGGAIAESILERLSEQGSWGVITTHYTNLKLMAGRVAGIQNGAMLFDVVNIQPLFQLEIGKPGSSFAFEIAHKIGLPDDVLSAAREKAGTAHIDFEKQLRAISRDRHYWEEKRVGVKNAEKKLEQLILKYETELTDLQTHRKSVVEKAKQDAKEILSGVNRQIENTIRTIKESNAEREKTKEVRQELETFRATIEEPGASADEWVVRKMEQLKEKQRRKVDVGKAQMPVDQEPVESKVDAPLKKGDKVRFKGRDALGEIVEVAEKNIIVAFGSMLTTIDRKKVERVSNNEYKQAIKQANAPVISHGVDTMKKRLNFSHTIDVRGMRGDAAMQAIQEYVDEAVMLDVTDVKILHGKGNGVLRELIRTYLKTIPDVAHFADEQAEFGGSGITVVRFR, encoded by the coding sequence GTGATATTTCCAGATAATTTTGAAAATAAGCTAGGCTTCGATAAGGTTAGAACAAAAGTTTCGGAACTTTGTAATACTGAAGGAGGTAGAGAAAAACTTGAAGCAATACGTTTCAGCCATTCCTTTGAGGAGGTAGAACAATGGCTTGCGCTTGCAAATGAGATGAAGACCATTATTCTGATGGAGAACACTTTTCCAGGAACTGGTTTTACAGATTTTGCTCATCTAATCAAGCACATCAGGATTGAAGGTACATTTCTAGAAGCGGAAGATCTTTTTAAACTTCGAAACGCATTAAGTGTTGTCCGTAGCCTTGCCATTTTTTTTCGACGCGAAGAGAGTGTCAAATATCCTAAACTTAAAGAATTAGCCCACCCAGTATCTGTATCCCCTACATTAATTGAGCGTATTGACTATGTTGTGACTCGTAACGGTAAGGTTAAGGATAATGCTTCACCTGAGCTGCAAAATATACGCAGAGCAATTTCTGAAAAGCAATCGTTAGTTTCTCGAAGACTTCAATCTATTCTTAAAACCGCACAGGCGGATGGATTAGTTGATGAAGATGCTGCCATCTCGATAAGAGATGGTAGGGCAGTAATCCCTGTGCCTGCTGGCAATAAGCGTAAACTTAAGGGTTTGATTTTAGGAGAATCGGCTACAGGGAAAACTTTTTTTGTAGAGCCAGTGGAGGTAGTTGAATTAAACAATGAGATTCGAGAGTTGGAGTTCGAAGAACGACGCGAAGTTGTTCGAATTTTATCGGACTTGGCTGACTTTATTCGACCTTATATTCCTGAACTTCTTGATGCTGCTGATTTTTTATCTACGATAGATTTTATTCGTGCCAAAGCCCTTTATGCCATTAGGATTGAAGGGGTAATGCCGCTACTTAATAATACTCAAAAAGTTGAGTGGATTAATGCTCGGCATCCATTACTTGAGATGGCTCTACGAAAAGAAAAAAAGACCATCGTGCCGCTTAGCATTACATTGGGAGAGAATGGTCGAATACTAATAATTTCTGGACCAAATGCGGGTGGCAAATCGGTATGTCTTAAAACGGTTGGACTACTGCAGTATATGCTTCAATGTGGCTTTTTGGTTCCAATGTCAGAGAATTCAGAAGTAGGTATTTTCAAACATTTGTTAGTCGATATTGGTGATGAGCAGAGCCTTGAGAACGATCTTAGTACCTATAGCTCACACCTGTTTGCCATGAAGGCGTTCATTCGCCATGCCAGCAAGGAATCACTTGTTCTTATCGACGAATTTGGAACAGGAACAGAGCCATCGCTGGGCGGTGCTATTGCTGAGTCCATTTTGGAACGCTTGTCGGAACAAGGAAGTTGGGGTGTTATTACAACGCATTATACCAACCTAAAGCTGATGGCCGGCAGGGTTGCGGGGATTCAAAATGGTGCAATGCTTTTTGATGTTGTCAATATTCAACCACTTTTTCAGTTGGAAATTGGGAAGCCGGGAAGTTCGTTTGCGTTTGAAATTGCTCATAAGATTGGCTTGCCCGACGATGTTTTGTCGGCAGCACGTGAGAAGGCTGGGACTGCCCATATCGATTTTGAAAAGCAGCTCAGGGCCATCTCCAGAGATAGACACTACTGGGAAGAGAAGAGGGTTGGGGTGAAGAATGCAGAAAAAAAGTTAGAGCAGCTTATTCTGAAATATGAGACTGAACTTACCGATCTTCAAACTCATCGAAAATCGGTTGTTGAGAAAGCAAAACAGGATGCAAAGGAGATTCTCTCTGGTGTAAATCGTCAGATTGAAAACACTATTCGAACCATCAAGGAATCGAATGCAGAGCGAGAGAAAACGAAAGAGGTGCGTCAGGAGTTGGAAACTTTTAGGGCAACGATAGAGGAACCCGGTGCTTCAGCTGACGAGTGGGTTGTAAGGAAGATGGAGCAGCTGAAGGAAAAACAGCGCCGAAAAGTTGATGTTGGGAAAGCACAAATGCCCGTCGACCAAGAGCCAGTCGAATCTAAGGTGGATGCACCCCTTAAAAAAGGAGATAAGGTTCGCTTCAAGGGGCGCGATGCTCTAGGAGAAATTGTTGAAGTTGCTGAAAAAAATATTATTGTTGCCTTTGGCAGCATGCTAACAACCATCGATAGAAAAAAGGTAGAACGAGTAAGCAACAACGAGTATAAGCAAGCAATTAAGCAGGCTAATGCCCCTGTAATAAGCCATGGCGTTGATACCATGAAGAAACGTTTAAATTTTTCACATACAATTGATGTAAGGGGAATGCGCGGCGATGCAGCAATGCAGGCAATACAGGAGTATGTGGATGAAGCCGTTATGCTGGATGTTACCGATGTGAAAATTTTACATGGTAAGGGAAATGGGGTGCTGCGTGAGCTGATCCGCACTTATTTAAAAACCATTCCTGATGTGGCTCACTTTGCCGATGAACAGGCAGAATTTGGTGGCTCCGGTATTACGGTTGTACGATTTAGATAA